Genomic DNA from Comamonas resistens:
GTTCACGCGGAAAGTCCCGTTGGCAATGGCTTCGCGCATGGCCTTGACGCGCTCTGTGTCGAAGTCGGAACTGGCGCGGCCCTGATTGTCCAGGGCACGGGCTGACGATGAGAAAGAGACGGGCACACCGGCGGCTTTCTCGGGTAAACCCTTGGTTGATTCTTCGGTGGCAATCGCAGTCGCGGATTTGGGAGCCTGTTTGGCTGCGGCAGTGGCCTGCGGCAGATCCGGCTTGTTACCTATCTTCATGCTGGTTCTCCAATCGCCCTGTATCGGCGTAGGGCGCTGTAGCCTTGCTTTCG
This window encodes:
- the flgM gene encoding flagellar biosynthesis anti-sigma factor FlgM; the protein is MKIGNKPDLPQATAAAKQAPKSATAIATEESTKGLPEKAAGVPVSFSSSARALDNQGRASSDFDTERVKAMREAIANGTFRVNAEAVADKLLANTEEFLVHARG